The following are encoded together in the Blautia obeum ATCC 29174 genome:
- a CDS encoding ABC transporter permease, with product MTKKKKSIISDQRFIVLLVIIALTAIFSIMSKEFRQYTTLLSMLDFSYYDLLMAIGVTFPLITGGVDLSIGTGMVCYALIAGTMVRSHGWPVAAAMVLCLVLGLVIGALNGVLIGVMNLPPFLATLCTCMITRGAGSLCSATPWPGLTQDGGWFHSIFKITVGTGRSASRYPIGFLWMVLLVLLMEFVLNHTKFGRYTIAIGSNKEAAALSGINVKFYHVMVYVVCGLFVGLAAIAYAAVTPTVQPGTGAGLEMDAIGGVFVGGVAATGGYGSVIGTFVGIFVIMLLKTGLPYIGLQANWQQIITGLVLIVAVLIDIIKEKKKAAM from the coding sequence ATGACTAAGAAGAAAAAAAGTATTATAAGTGATCAGAGATTTATTGTATTACTGGTTATCATCGCTCTGACAGCGATCTTCTCCATTATGAGTAAGGAGTTCAGACAGTATACAACTCTCTTAAGTATGTTGGATTTCTCTTACTATGATCTTCTGATGGCAATCGGTGTTACATTCCCACTTATCACTGGTGGTGTAGACCTGTCAATCGGAACCGGTATGGTTTGTTATGCACTTATCGCCGGAACAATGGTAAGAAGCCATGGATGGCCGGTAGCAGCAGCTATGGTGCTCTGCCTGGTACTTGGACTCGTCATTGGAGCCCTGAATGGTGTGCTCATCGGTGTTATGAACCTGCCGCCGTTCCTTGCAACTCTTTGTACATGTATGATCACCCGTGGTGCTGGTTCTCTCTGCAGCGCAACACCATGGCCGGGACTTACACAGGATGGTGGATGGTTCCACTCAATCTTCAAGATCACAGTTGGTACAGGAAGAAGTGCTTCCCGTTATCCGATCGGGTTCCTGTGGATGGTTCTTCTGGTTCTGCTGATGGAATTCGTTCTGAATCACACAAAATTCGGACGTTACACTATCGCAATCGGATCTAACAAAGAAGCAGCAGCTCTTTCTGGAATCAATGTAAAATTCTACCACGTTATGGTATACGTAGTATGTGGTCTGTTCGTAGGACTTGCAGCAATCGCTTATGCAGCAGTAACACCTACCGTACAGCCTGGTACAGGTGCCGGACTTGAAATGGATGCTATCGGCGGTGTATTCGTTGGTGGTGTTGCGGCAACCGGTGGTTACGGTTCCGTAATCGGAACATTTGTTGGTATCTTCGTTATCATGCTCCTGAAGACAGGTCTTCCATATATCGGCCTGCAGGCTAACTGGCAGCAGATCATCACAGGTCTTGTACTTATCGTAGCAGTCCTGATTGATATCATCAAAGAAAAGAAAAAAGCTGCTATGTAA
- a CDS encoding sugar ABC transporter ATP-binding protein produces the protein MGDVILTMKDIDKSFPGVHALDHVNFEVRRGEVHALMGENGAGKSTLMKVLTGIYQKDSGSITYKGQEVAFHNTREAQDNGIVIVHQELNMVGDLTVAQNIFIGREPKKGIRVDDKKMVEDSKKLFKDLNIEIDPREKMSNLTVGKQQMCEIAKAISHKAEVIIFDEPSAALTEKEIADLFVIIRDLREKNLGIVYISHRMDEIKVITDRVTVMRDGGYVGTLITKDSTKEDIINMMVGRVIYEDPKEHSMVAPDAPVVLKVEHLNAGKMVQDVSFELRKGEILGFSGLMGAGRTETARALFGADPKQSGKISIMDKSGQLREVTINSPQDAVKYGIGYLSEDRRRYGVVVQKSVNENTTLATMEEFTNGIFINKAKEKEVSERYVKELATKTPSGDQLVVNLSGGNQQKVVIAKWLTRDSDILIFDEPTRGIDVGAKNEIYKLMSKLAAEGKSIIMISSEMTEILRLSDRIIVMCEGKVTGNIDISEATQERIMDKATRNID, from the coding sequence ATGGGTGACGTTATTTTAACAATGAAGGATATTGATAAGTCCTTTCCTGGAGTTCATGCCCTGGATCACGTTAACTTCGAAGTGAGACGCGGTGAAGTACATGCACTTATGGGAGAGAACGGTGCCGGTAAATCAACACTTATGAAAGTTCTTACCGGTATTTATCAGAAAGATTCCGGATCTATTACATACAAAGGCCAGGAAGTTGCTTTTCACAATACTCGTGAAGCACAGGACAATGGTATCGTAATCGTACATCAGGAATTAAACATGGTCGGTGACCTTACAGTTGCACAGAACATCTTTATCGGACGTGAGCCGAAAAAAGGTATCCGTGTAGATGATAAGAAGATGGTTGAAGATTCCAAGAAGTTATTCAAGGATCTGAACATTGAAATCGACCCAAGAGAAAAGATGAGCAACCTTACTGTTGGTAAACAGCAGATGTGTGAGATCGCAAAAGCTATTTCCCACAAAGCAGAAGTTATCATCTTCGATGAGCCGTCAGCAGCTCTTACAGAAAAAGAAATCGCTGACCTGTTTGTAATCATTCGTGATCTTCGTGAGAAGAATCTCGGTATCGTATATATCTCACATCGTATGGATGAGATCAAAGTTATCACAGACCGTGTAACAGTCATGCGAGATGGTGGATATGTAGGAACTCTGATCACAAAAGACAGTACAAAAGAAGACATCATTAACATGATGGTTGGTCGTGTTATTTATGAAGATCCGAAGGAACACAGCATGGTTGCACCAGATGCACCGGTTGTTCTTAAAGTAGAACATCTGAACGCTGGTAAGATGGTTCAGGACGTAAGCTTTGAACTTCGCAAAGGTGAAATTCTTGGTTTCTCGGGACTTATGGGTGCAGGACGTACAGAGACTGCAAGAGCACTTTTCGGAGCAGACCCGAAACAGAGTGGAAAGATTTCCATTATGGACAAGAGCGGACAGCTCAGAGAAGTTACAATCAACAGCCCGCAGGATGCTGTTAAATATGGTATCGGTTATCTGTCAGAGGACAGAAGAAGATATGGTGTTGTAGTTCAGAAATCTGTTAACGAAAACACAACACTGGCAACAATGGAAGAGTTCACAAATGGAATCTTCATCAATAAGGCAAAAGAAAAAGAAGTCAGCGAAAGATATGTTAAAGAACTGGCAACTAAGACACCAAGCGGTGATCAGCTGGTAGTTAACCTTTCCGGTGGTAACCAGCAGAAAGTTGTTATTGCTAAATGGCTTACCCGCGACAGTGACATCCTGATTTTCGACGAACCTACAAGAGGTATCGACGTTGGTGCCAAGAACGAAATTTACAAGTTAATGAGTAAACTGGCAGCAGAAGGAAAATCAATCATCATGATTTCTTCTGAAATGACAGAAATTCTCCGTTTGAGTGACCGTATCATCGTTATGTGCGAAGGTAAAGTAACTGGAAATATTGATATTTCCGAAGCTACACAGGAACGCATCATGGATAAGGCCACAAGAAATATCGATTAA
- a CDS encoding ABC transporter permease has protein sequence MEKLKQNPIVKKLGLNRILLVCILIVMFAVFKVVLGNKFPVGDSIKSTLNYVYFLGFLSLGVTFVIATGGIDFSIGPVMFCCALVSGYCMTSYGVPCAAAMVICILIGLAFGIFNGWLVSYLSVPAFIVSMASMNIAKGIASVFTKTQSVSWPLSSDPKNGWFRSIVSVNGFPVGLVIFLGMAVVCGIVLYNTKPGRYILCLGSNSEAVRLSGVDTKKWNMLAYVICGFLVGIAALFFVATYTTVQPGYGDQYNNEAIAGCVMGGTSMVGGLASIGGTVIGVFIISLLQQGIMAFGLGKGQQMIITGIIVIVAVYADVSARRRKN, from the coding sequence TTGGAAAAGCTGAAACAAAATCCAATAGTCAAAAAGCTCGGACTGAACAGAATCTTACTTGTATGTATTCTGATAGTGATGTTCGCAGTTTTTAAGGTAGTGCTGGGAAATAAATTCCCTGTTGGAGACAGCATTAAGTCCACATTGAACTATGTATACTTCTTGGGCTTCCTGTCACTTGGTGTTACGTTCGTAATCGCAACCGGAGGAATCGATTTCTCCATCGGACCGGTTATGTTCTGTTGTGCACTGGTATCCGGTTACTGCATGACATCTTATGGTGTTCCATGTGCAGCAGCAATGGTTATCTGCATTCTGATCGGCCTTGCATTCGGTATCTTCAACGGATGGCTGGTATCTTATCTGTCAGTTCCGGCATTTATCGTATCCATGGCATCCATGAATATCGCAAAAGGTATCGCTTCTGTATTTACAAAAACACAGTCTGTAAGCTGGCCGCTGAGCAGTGATCCGAAAAACGGATGGTTCCGTAGCATCGTATCAGTTAACGGATTCCCGGTAGGTCTGGTAATCTTCCTCGGAATGGCAGTTGTATGTGGTATCGTTCTTTACAATACAAAACCAGGACGTTACATCCTTTGCCTTGGATCCAACAGCGAAGCAGTTAGACTTTCTGGTGTAGATACCAAGAAATGGAACATGCTTGCATATGTAATCTGTGGATTCCTTGTTGGAATCGCAGCACTGTTCTTTGTAGCAACATATACAACCGTTCAGCCAGGTTATGGCGATCAGTACAACAACGAAGCAATCGCTGGTTGTGTAATGGGTGGTACATCCATGGTTGGTGGACTTGCTTCCATCGGTGGTACTGTAATCGGTGTATTTATTATCTCTCTTCTGCAGCAGGGTATCATGGCATTTGGTCTTGGTAAAGGACAGCAGATGATCATCACAGGTATCATCGTAATCGTAGCTGTATATGCCGACGTTTCTGCAAGACGTAGAAAGAACTGA